Part of the uncultured Desulfobacter sp. genome, AGCTGTAAGTGCAGGTACCGCAATTTAAACAGGAGAATCCGATCTGTTCCCAGAAATCCGCCTCGAACAGGTCGGTCGTTTTTTTCTCTTTCAATCCGTCTGTTGAGATTTTGGCCGTGATCTTTTCTTCCGCAGCGCACTTGCGGGATTTAACGTCAAATTCCGCATCCGCTGACCAACCTGCAGCCGCAGCCAGGTCTTCTCCTTTGGAGGTCAGAACCCTGGCAAAAAAGTCATCCCCTTCTTTGACCAGCAATAGATCCAGGCCCTCTTCGTTATAGGGGCCGCACCCGACGGATGTACAAAAACAGGTGCTTGCCGGTTCATCACAGGCATAGCCCACCAGGGTCGTATCTTCATAGGGTTCCACCCAGAACGGGTCTTTGTACTCCGGACTGTCGAAGTTACGGCGCACCAGTTTGAAGGATGCTGCATCACAGGGGCGAACACCCACAACGGCCCTTGGTTTTTTCCCGTTCAGTTCCACCTGCTTCATGATGTGATGATCCTCTTTGGATTCATCCAAGGTATAGGTGAACATGGTCTGGCTTTGGGGGTAAATTACAGACTTGACGGACAGTCTGGTGTTCCCGTTTTCCAGGACAGGGGTCTCACCGGCATTCAACTCTTTGAACTCAAGAGAATCTTTGTCCGGCATCGGTCCGAACAACCGGTAGCTTTCTTTGAGTTTTTCCAGCCCCTGTTCCCAATCTTTTTTTTCGATTTTTATAGTCTTCATAAGTAAATTGACCTTATCAAAAATATGTTTTGTTTAATCCCTTACCGTTTAGCTGCGATTCTATTTGATGAATGCATCCGGATCTTTGGGATTAAAGGCATCAAGGGGAGGACGCGCATCAAGTGTAAGACCCGCCCGCCAGTCGAACATCTCCTGGCAGTCCTTTTCCAGTTTCTTGGTGAATTCTCTCATATTGATACCCATGGGGCAGGCCCGTTCGCACGCACCGCAGTCGGTGCATCTTCCGGCACAATGATAGGCCCGCAGAAAGTGAAATGTCCGTGTATCGTTGGGATCATTTCCTTTACCGACCCATTGGGGTTTGGATTCATCCACAAAGCAGGTCGGGCAATAGCAAAGCGGACAGGCGTTGCGGCAGGCATAGCAGCGAATGCAATTGGACAGCAGATCGTCAAAATGCTGCCACTTATCATCCGTTGACATCTCTTCGATTTTGCGAACATCTGCGTATCTGTCCACATCGGTCAGTTCGGGGACTTCCGGTGCGACCAGTTCATCATAGATCACGGGATTGCGCTGGGCACAAACCGCACAGTTCTTCTGGAGAAGCTCTGCTTTACCAAAAGATTTTTCCTCGGTTTTACCTTTAACGACAACCGTGTCACCTTGTTCAACAACATCGACAACTTCAAAATCAACGATGTTGTGTACTTTTTTGCGATCAATCATTCCCGTACAGGGTACGCCAAGGATGACCAGCTGGTCCCGTTTAATTTTATTCTCAATAATGTGGGTGGTAATGTTACGTGAATCACACCCTTTGGCCACGACGGCAATTTTTTCCTTGCGGTCGGTCAAATAGGTGGTCAGGTTGATGCCGCAATTGCTGTCCCACACCAGGTTTTCAACGTCATCCGGGGTTTTGGCCATGTATGGCTCATTTGACATGGGCAATGTTCCCTTTTGGAAACCGATGACCATGTCCACTTTCTTTTCTTCCAGAAGCTTCAAGGACAACGCTCTGATTTTCTCTGTGTACTCTAACATGTTGGTTCCTCTATCCGGCTTTCTTTACAAATTTGTTTATAGGCCCCAGAGCCTTTACGGATTCAGTTACCGAGTTAACCACATCGATAAACTTACCGGCCTCTGCCGATGAGATCCATGAAAAATGAAGTCTGTCCCGTTCAATCCCCATGTGCTCCATCATGTTTGCCAGTAATACGAACTTCCGACGCGCAAAATAATTACCTTCCAGGTAATGGCAGTCTCCGGGGTGTCAGCCGGAGACCCAGATGCCGTCGGCACCCTTCATGAATGCGGAAAGTATAAATTTTGGAGACATCCTGCCGGAGCATGGAATTCTAACGACCCGGATATTTGAGGGATACTGCATCCGGCTTACCCCAGCCAGGTCAGCGGCCCCGTAACTGCACCAGTTGCAGAGAAACGCTATGATTTTTGGTTCCCAATCTGACATTGTCTATTTTCTCCTTCACTTATGGAAAGTTGGGGCAGCCAAAGCCATTTTATGGTATGGCCATGACCGCCCATTTTTATTTATTTATGAAGCGGGTTAAATCGCATCAATCATTGCAAATATCTGGTCATTGTCATAACCGTTGAGGCGGATCGCTCCTGACCGGCAGGAGGAGACACACAGTCCGCATCCTTTACACAGGGCGGAGTTGACCTCGGCCTTTCCGGCAAATCTTCCCTCTGCCATGAAAGAGGGGGCAGAGTAAGGACAAATTGATACACATGTCCCGCAGGCGCTGCACATCATCGGGTCAATTGCAGCCACCTCGCCGTTTGTGGTTACGGTACCCTGGGCCAGCAGTGCCACCGCCCTGGAGGCTGCCGCTTTACCCTGGGCCACGGCTTCATCAATGGGCTTGGGATAATGGGCAAGGCCTGACAGGAATACGCCGTCGGTGGCAAATTCCGAAGGTCCAAGTTTGGCGTGTCTTTCAATGAAGAAATCTTCATCGTTCATGGGGACCTTGAAAAATTGTGCCAATTGTTCTTCCTTATTGGGAACAATGGCCGTGGCCAGTGTCAGGAAGTCCGCTTCAATTTCCACGGGCATACCCAATACATGATCGGTTGTCTGGATTGTTACGCAATCTTCACCGACCGTAACAGTGGGTTTGTTGTCAACGGAATAGCGCATGAAAATAACACCCGCTTTTCTGGCTTCGATGTACTTTCTTTCCCGTTCACCGTAGGTCCTGATATCTCTGTAAAGGATAAAGACATTGGCGTCGGGGTTGCGTTTTTTGATTTCCAACGCACTTTCCACTGAATGGGTACAACATACCCGGGAACAATAGGGCCTCTCCGCTTCCCTGGAGCCCACGCACTGGATGAATACCGCACTCTCTACATCGTTCACCGTGGGATCATCGGTCTGCATTTTCCGATCCAGATCCAGGCTGGTGAGAACTCTGGGGCTTTCACCGTAGGCATACTCACTGGGTTTGTATTCCTGTGCACCCGTGGAGATGTTGGCAATGCCGTGTTCAACAACTTCATCTCCTCCTTTGGAAGAGATGACGGATTTAAAATTGCCCACAAATCCATTTACCTCTGAGATGGTACTGTCCAGGTGAACGTTGATGTTCTCTTCTGCCTCTACCTGGGCGACCATATCCTTGAGCATCTCCTGGACATCTTCGCCTTTCCATGTTTTATACAGATTGAGCGCCTGGCCACCCAGCCGGTCTTGTTTCTCAACCAGATGGGTATAGTAGCCCTGGCGTGCCAGACTCAAGGCTGTGGACATGCCCGCAATACCGCCGCCGACAACCAGCGCATGCTGATCCACGTCCAGTTTTGCCTCCTGCAGCGGGGCTTTCAGGCCGACCTTGGTCACGGACATGCGAACCAGTTCTTTGGCTTTTTCAGTGGCCAGGTCGGGATTGGATTTGTGAACCCAGGAGACATGGTTTCTGATGTTCACCATTTCAAACAGGTACTTGTTCAATCCGGCGTTGATCAGGGTTTCCTGGAACAGCGGCTCATGGGTTTTGGGGGTACAGGCCGCCACGACAATGCGGTTCAGGTTGTGTTCCTTGATAATCTCGGTCATCTTGGACTGGGTATCCTGGGAACAGGAGTAGAGATTGCTGTCCACATATTCAACAAAGGGAAGGGTTTTCACATATTCACTAACGGCAGGGACATCCACAACCCCGGCAATGTTCGCACCACAGTGGCAGATGAACGCACCGATTCTGGGGCGTTCGCCGATCACGTCAATTTCGGGAACCACTTCCTTGGTTTTTGTCAGTGTGTTCCGGGCCGAAACCAGGATTTCGCCTGCTGCCGTGGCAGCGGCACTGGCATCCACAACCGCCTGGGGAATATCTTTGGGGCCCTGGAATGCGCCGCACACAAAAACCCCCGGACGTGTTGTCTGCACAGGGTTCATGGATGTGGTCTCGGCAAAGTTGCCCGGTGTGAGGCCAATGTCGAATTTTGCCGCAAGTTCCAGCAGTTCCGGAGATGTCTCCAGGCCCACAGACAGAACGATCATGTCCATGGTATCGACGATCATCTGTCCGTCTTCGCTCACATAGCTGATTTCCAGGTCACCGGCATCTCCCACGGGCTTAATGGTATGGACGCGGGATCTGATGAACTTGACGCCGTGTTTGTCCCGGGCTTCGATGTAGTACTTTTCGAACTCTTTGCCGAATGTTCTCATGTCCATGTAGAAGATGGAGACATCCAGATCCGGATCATGCTCTTTGGCAATCACCGCTTCCTTGATGGCGTACATACAGCATACGGATGAACAGTGGGAATTGTCACACCGGTTGGTTTCACGTGATCCCACACATTGGAACCAGGCAATCTTCTTGGGTTCCTTATGGTCCGACGGACGGACCACATGGCCTTCGGTGGGGCCGGAAGCCGATAACAGGCGTTCAAACTGCAGTGATGTGACAACATTGGGATGGGTCCCGAATCCGTAAAAATCCAGTTTGCTTGGATCGTAGGGTGAGAAACCAGACGCAATGACAACGGAACCCACATTCAAGGGCACTTCACAATCTTTTTCCCTGTGGGTATCCAAGGTCATGGCGCCGGCACCGCACGCCTTGACACACTCCAGACACTCACAGCACACCATGCAGTTGATACATTTGTTGGCTTCCCGGAGGGCCTGCTCTTCGGTGAAGCCCAGTTCAACTTCGGTAAATCCTGATTTGCGCTGATCCATGGGGATACGCGCCATGTGGGACCGGTCAATCTTTTGGGCCTTTTTGGGGAGAGCGTTGAAATTCTGCTGGGGAATTTCAAGTTTTTCCCGGCCCGCCTTCATATCCTCGCCTTTCAAATAGCGAGAAATGGAAATGGCCGCTTCCCGGCCTGCACCAACGGCGGCAATGGCAATGGATGCGCCAGTCTGGGCATCACCGCCTGCAAAAACGCCTTCACGGGAGGTCTGGTAGGTGATGGGGTCTACGTCAAAATCACCCCATTTGTTGAGCTCGATGCCGTCTGTTTCCTTGAGGAAAGATGCGTCGGTTTTCTGACCGATGGCAGGGATCAACACGTCGGCCTCCACAATGAATTCACTGCCTTCAACGGGAACCGGTCTTCTTCTGCCGCTCTTGTCGGGTTCTCCCAGTTCCATTTGAATGCATTTGACGCCTGTCAGCTTGCCGTTTTCCGCAACGGCTTCAATGGGCGCTCTGAGGAACTGAATATCCACATCTTCTTCTTTGGCATCTTCAATCTCTTCATCACGGGCCGGCATTTCAGCTTCGGTTCTCCGGTAGAGCATGCTGACTTTGTCGGCACCCAGCCTGAGCGCTGTTCTGGCCGCATCAATGGCCACGTCACCACCGCCAACAATGGCCACGTTGCCTTTCACTTCTTTCATGTCACCCAGGGCGGCGTCTCTGAGGAATTTAACACCCGGAATCACACCTTCGACATCCTCTTCACCGGGGATGCCGAGTTTCATACTGTTGTGACAGCCAATGCCGAAGAAAATCGATTTAAAGCCGTCTTCTGTCAGGCTGTCCACCGTAATGTCTTTGCCCATGGCGGTGTTGTATTTGATCTCAACACCCAGTTTCTGGATCCATTGGATCTCTTTTTCAAGTACGGACGGCGGCAGTCTGTAATCCGGGATACCGACCCTTAACATACCGCCACCCACGGGCAGGGCTTCGAAAATGGTTACTTGAAAGCCTTCCAGGGCCAGAAAGTATGCCGCGGTGAGTCCGGCGGGACCTGCACCGATGATGGCCACTTTTTCCTCCCGGGGGGTGATTTCGGGCACCGCCAGGTCATTGATATCCACCTGGTCGGCGGCAAACCGCTTCAAGGTGCAGATAGACAAGGGTGAGTCCACCTCGCCTCTTCGACAGGCATCCTCACAGGGGTGCGGACAAATCCTGCCGATCACACCCGGCATGGGCAGTGTACGGGTGATGACCTCCATGGCCTCTTTATATTTGCCTTGGCCGATCATCGTCACGTATCCATGTGCATTTACGCTTCCGGGGCATGCGTTTGTACAAGGGGACTTGTCCTTTTTGCTGATTGAAAATGCGCCGGGCACTGCCTGGGCATAGGGTTTAAAAACAGCGGTTCTATTTCCCATGTCCTGCTCAAAGTCACTGGACAAGCTGACGGGACAAACTGATGAACAATCACCGCATCCCGTACATTTATCCACATCAATGTAACGGGCCTTCTGATTTAGGGTTACGGAGAAATTCCCTGCTTCTCCGGATATCTCTTTAACATCTGATAATGTATGTAGCTCAATGTTTAAGTGCCGGCCGACCTCGACCAGTTTGGGAGAGATAATTCACATTGCGCAGTCGTTGGTGGGGAATGTCTTATCCAGCTGAGACATTGCCCCCCCGATTGAGGGGCTTTTTTCCACCAAGTGGACATAGTATCCGGAGTCCGCCAAATCAATTGCAGATTGCATACCGGCGATACCGCCGCCCACAACCATCACCGAGCCAATTACATCTTGTGACATATTTAAATTCTCCTGTTGAGGTTCATGCTTTACAAAATGGTTCGTGTAAGAGAAAGCAATAGTAAGGCCAAAGAAATTCGGGAGTTTTAAAAACGTCCATTTTTGTGGCAGGAAAGATGAATAAGGTGCTGATCTTGGGGAAAAAAGAAAAAATAGAATAAAATTAGAGCTTATATAAATTGATACCCTGATTTTTTGGGATAAGCTTACTTTTGGGTCAAAATGACCCGACAAAAGGATACAGTTGGGTCAAATGGTAACAATTTTGATTGTAAAATAATGTAAAAAATCTTGTTTTTTCAGTAACATATTGGCTTGTTTTGATCTCAAAAGCAACCCTTAATTTGCTTTTAAAGTACTACAAAGTATCAGTTATTTGTCGCTTGTTGCGGTGCCGGAAAACTTAACCTATGAGCGGCAGTCTGAACCGGCACAAAAAATGAAAAAAGGTGGGATGCGTTCAGGTCCGGAAGGACCTACGGTCTGGTTTTCTTCGTATCAACTGGTGTCTATTGTGCTTCACTTTGCGTTTCGGGTGTCTGATCTATGAATTCCATATTTTGGTCTTTATTGTATTTGGGATGATATTTACCGTATGGTAAAGAGTGTAACGCGCTATAGTTGGCTTGGCGTGCATAGGGAACATAATCTGCAATGGCTGAATTAACTGCGGTGACAATGGCGCTTGCAATTAACCCCGCGATCCCCCCGCCTGCATTGCCTCCGGATAAATCAACGACAGTGGTACCGTTATACTTCCACAACTCCTCATTCGTACTTGTGGATTTTAAAACGCAATCAATTGATACGGTCAGATTGCCCGCAATGACGATATAACACAGGTCCCATTTTTTTATCGTCGTAAACAATACGGCATCCGCCCCGAAATATTCTTTAAATTTAACAAGGGGGATGTCCCGTAAAAGTTCCGAATCGTAGATGCCTTCCATCTTAAGTAGTTCGGTCGTCAATGGATAGGGGAAGGTATAATATCCCGTATACGCTAAAGGTTCCTGGATGGTTGTTGAATAATACTCTTTTGCGTCAGCCGCCGTGGATTCATTCATGGGAGGTAGGATGAGTATGGAAAGGGGCTGTTCCTCATACATGCTTGGAAATTCCTGCAGTTTTGTGGTGGTTTTAGGGACACAAGCGCATAGTGATACTATCAGCAATACTGACACGCCGGCCCAGAATTTATTTTTCAATTGATTCACCTTCATTATCTGATTGTCCCTGATTTGCTTCCGGGATTGAGGGGGGTGACTCAGAGCCGTCTCTTTTTTTGGCCATCTGTATCAGTCGTTTCATTAAAAGCTCTGATTCCGGATACTGTTTTGCCTCTGCCTGGAAAAAATAAACGGCCTCTTGGGGTTGATTCTTTTTTATGAGAATGAATCCTAATTCCGCATTAATGCCGGGGGGAACAGGCGTATTTTGTTTGCCCGATTCCGTGATGATTTTTTCCAATACCTGTTGGTGTGCGACCAGGGAGGCTTCATCGTGATTTTTTTCATAAGCATACAGTGTTTGAGAATAATCCCCAAAAACGTACATCTTTTTTTCGGCGCATCCAATCATGGACAGGCATAGGAAGCCCAAGATGGTTCCCCGTATTATTTTTGTCATGGTATCCTGATTTCCTTTGCTGAGCCGCTGCCTAACAGTATTTTTCTGTTTACCACTTCCGCCCCGTCTTTAACCACAATGACATGGTGCTTTCCCGAAGAAATTTCATATAGGGTGTTTTTTTTATTGCCCAGCACAAAAGATGCCGAATCATCAATGTGAACAACCGCACCAAGTGTATTGCCTGTGAAATTCAGATAACTGATTTTTTCCTTTTGTGTCACCGTTTCGTTGAGCCCGCATCCGCAAAAGACCAAAAGAACCATGACGCATAGTGTAAACAAAGTTTTATGGATCATTTTCATTTTTCCTGTATTTAATTTTCTTGAATATACAAACTGCTGAAGTCCCCGGAACGGATAAAAACGCTGAAATCTCCTTCAATAATTTTGCAAAATGAGACTTCGGTTTCCGGGCGGTCTCCTGCCGAGGAAACGGTTTGAATTTTCCCTACAGTCTTTCCAGGGAGTGTAATCATCATGTTCGTCTGGGGGTTTTTAACCTTTTTCCCCTCTTTTATTACGTTAAAAATGTCTCCCGCTTTTATTTTTTGGGACGGCCCGCCGCTGATAATCAGTAAGTTCTCCTCGGCACCCAGAATGTAGGACCTCCATGGCCGATCAAGCAGATTCTCAATAATATTTGAAGATAGGTTTGTAATGGCCGCATCAAGCGCCTTGTCGTTGATGGATGAATCATATCCGGCTCTTTCGCCGACGCCGAAAACCGACCCTGATTCCGTGGACGCTTCGCCTTCACCTTCTTCAGAATAAATGATTTTTCCCGTCCTTACGTCGATCAAACGGATATGAACCTTGGCAAAGGCGACTTGCCGCCTGGTTCGGCTGAAAATACCCACCTTGCCCTGGTCTTTTCTGCCAAATTCAGTCACGGACCCGATGATCAGATAGTCGGCCATATTTTTCAGCGGCCCCATCTCTTCCATCTGTAATTCTTTTGTGATTTTATCCAAGTCGGCCCGTTCAATGAGTATAAATTTGTCGGTTTCAACGAGTTTTGAAGATAGGATATCAACCGCTTGTTTGCCGATACGATCATTTTTATCATCCAAGAAAAAGCTCTGACCGTATTTTGTTTCGTTTGAAAATCTTGCTATCGCCACTTTTCTTTTTAAACGTGTTTTATCGTTGACGGCGTTTGTTTCCTGCTTGATTGTTGGGCTGACTTTGGGGGCCTCTTTAACCTTTTTTATTTTCGTTTTCTCAACCGTGGCACAAGATGAAAACAAAACCACTGTTGTGAGGATTATACATAGAATCGGCCATCTCTTTTTCATTAAAAGTCACCTTTCGTAAAAAGTTGATCAATATCAAACTATGTTCGTCTGCTTTGTGATAATTTTAAGAGGGCATATCACAGCAATTTTTTTAATTCAATCTCTGCCGTTAATTAAAAACTATTTGAAGGCAGTCATAGCGATGTTTAGGAGGCGCTGTCGAGTTTTAAGCACCCACCACGTAAAAACATATCCTTGACTTAATATGAAAATTGTATAGATTAAAATTAAATTTAATTCATATTAAAAGGTGTGAAATCGTATTATGAAGATCAGTCAGGAACAAAAAAAAGAGAATCGGTTAAAGTTGATCCGGGCCATGACGGATCTTGTGATTGAAAGCAAAGGCCCGGTGACCATGCGGGAGATCGCCCGCAGGGCAGGTGTTGCCGACGCCACGATTTACAACTACTTTCCGACCAAAGAAGCTATCTTTTTCGCCTACTATGAGGATCATGTCGCCGAGGTCATTGATCAACTGATGGCCATGGAGGCATTTCACACCTTCAGCCTCCAGGAGCAGCTTCAGACATTGTTTGACACAAGTCTTCGCCTGTACCTGCCGGACCGGGAATTTGTGGCGGTCACCTTTAAAAAAGTCTGGCTGGCCGGAAGTGGTGATTTTACCCGCTTTAAAAAGGTCAGAGCCGCTCTGCTGGCTGCCGTCAATGATATTCTCGGTGCGGCTGAGGAGGCCGGGGAGATTCCGGGGCAGGTGCTTCAGGAGCTGACCGGGCAGTTTTTCGCTGATGCATATATTGCCATTGTCCTGTACTGGGTGGCCGATGTGTCTGACAGATTCAAAAATACGGATGTGCTGATGGACCAGGGGCTGGATCTGGCCTGCGCCCTTTTGAAAGCCGGTGTCGCCAATAAGTTGTTTGATCTGGCCGTTTTCTTGTTCAAGCAACATGTCCTGACCCGCATGAGTCGGTTTTCCCCCATTGAAAAATTCGACATCAAACCCAAACGACGATTCATGGGAGGTCACAATGATGAATAGCACCCCCACCACAAAGCTTGACCGTGTAATGGCCGGCGGGAAGACCGCAGCCAGAACAGGTGGGGCCTTGCTTGGTTATTACGTGAAACGTCCCTTTTTATCTTCACATAAACGGCAGGCCGAAAAGATAAAAGCCCAGCAGAGCAGCGCCCGATCACTTTTTTTCGGCTTGACCCTGCTCAAAGGCACCGCCCTGAAAGTGGCCCAGCAGCTCAGTCTGGAAACGGATATGCTGCCCGAAGCGGTCTGCCGGGAGTTGTCCCGGGCGTACCACCAGGTGCCGCCCATCAATAAAGCCCTGGTCAGAAAAGCTGTTCAAAATGAATTGGGTGCTGCCCCGGAAACGCTGTTTAAATCCTTTGATCTGGAGGCGTTTGCTGCGGCCAGTCTCGGTCAGGTTCACCGGGCAACAGATAGGGATGGTCGGTGTCTGGCTGTTAAGATTCAATATCCGGGGATTGCCGAGACCATTGAAAATGACATGGCCCTGGTACGTCAGATGCTCCGCCCGCTGGTGCCGGGTCATCAATTAATGCCGGCCCTTGCGGAAGTTACGGCCCGACTGAAGGAGGAGGTCGATTATCTTCAGGAGGCGGATAATATCACCTGTTTTAAAAAACGGCTGAACGTGGAAGGGGTTTGCCTGCCCGATGTCCACCGGGATCTGACGACCCGGTCGGTATTGAGTTTGACCCATCTGTCGGGCGTACCGCTGGATGTCTGGCTGTCCGGCGGTCCAACCCAAAAGGCCAGGCAGATTGTCGCCCGGCGGCTCAATGACATTTTTCTTTCAGCATTGTACCAATGCCGTGTGATCCACGCCGATCCCAATCCGGGTAATTTTATCATAGATGATGAGCTGAACGTGGGCTTGGTGGATTTTGGCTGCGTCAAACATCTGAGTCCTGAATTTATCGAGCAGTACCGACAACTTGTGATATCGGCTGCCCATGACGATAAATCCGCCCACTATCAAGCCATGGTTGATGTCGGGATGCTGCCGCAAAAGCTGGATAAGGAGACAGAGTATAAGCTCAGGGCGGTGTCCGATGAGATCTGCAGTTGGTTCGGTGCCCTCTACAAGACAGAGCTGTTTGACTTCAAGGCCCGGCCGGAGTTTATGGCCCAGGGCAAAGCGGTAATGCAGCGGTCCCAGCATCTCCACCGCCACATCAACGTTAACCCCGACTTTATTTTTCTGGAGCGCACCCGTTACGGTCTGTTCCGTCTTTTCGATCAGATGGCGGTAAAGATATCGTTCAGAAATTCATATGAATGGTAACCGATTGAATACATATGTTTTTTTGAATCGTCATGTTAAATAAGAGGAGATTTTTATGGACACAGCACTTCAAATCCACTGGCCGGAAATCATGGGCCATTTTGAACAAAGCATTCGATCCAGCCGGTTTTACACCTTTGCCACTACCACCCCGGAAGGGGAACCGCACATGGCTCCCTATGCCTCTTTAATTCTCAACGATGATTGTACCGGATACTACAGCGACGCGTTCCCCGACAAAACCAGCCGCAACCTCAGGGCAAACCCGAACGTCTGTATCAGTGCCGTCCGTATGGGCTTTGGGTTCTGGTTCAAAGCCCTGCTCTCGGGCGGTTTTCCGTGCTGGCCCTGCATCCGGCTGTACGGTACGGTCGGCCCGTCCCGGAAAGCTGAGCCCGGCGAGATTGATCGCTGGCGGCGACACATGAAACCCTACCGATGGATGAAGGGCTACAAACTGCTCTGGGCGGATATCCGGACCGTCCGGGATATCCGGTTCCAACGATTTGAGCCTATTCAACTTGGGCGAATGCCCATCGCATCAAATAATCGACTATAGTTTTTAGATGAAAGTGCAGGCACGTTGCTGATTAGACCTTAATGGGCTCGGAATTATTCAAACCGGGAATTTACGACACGAAAAAGGTCGGAATACCGTTTAGAATAACAAAGTCGAAACCAGTTTTATCAACGAACATTTTGTGAGACTCAATAAATAGGTTTGCCATGTTTCTAAAGCAAGAACACACCGAGCCTTACTTATGCCATTTTTCACCTTTCTGAAATCATTGGCAGAGTTTGATCATACCATTAGTGCTTGCCCGGGACTCCACAATAAACTCAAATAACGTTCCATTGGTTTACTGTTTGTTTACTTCATACTAAAATCAACTGGAGTATCAGTTGGTGTGATTGCTCTAAAAATATTTGGCAATAGGATTTGGCATTAATATATCAAAATTTGTTTTTATTAACCGGGGAACCGCTATCCGAAATCCTCATTAACACCTCTAATGTGGCAAGGAAACCGCCCATAGGAGTTAAGCAAATGGTCTTAATGGATGATTAATGGTTGCCAATAGCCAACACCCTGGTGTTAGCAATGACACCATTAATCGTGGATAGATAGGTATAGGATGCTATTGCCCCAACGAAGTCGACTATAGAAGTTCAAAAAAGATGGGATAGGTGGACGACATGCTTTCTGACCGTATGGTGGCGAATCCAGCGCGCTTCAAAAATGCCGAGAGCAGCACAATCAAACGGCGTGGACCCCGGGTTCAGTTCATCCCAGTGCCATATCGTACGTTAAAACACCTGAAGCAACACTTAAGGCCACCCTACAAAACTGGCCGATAATTCAACAGAGAGGATTAAGATGCAGATTAAAAATATTATTATCCGAAATTTCCGAAGGTACGATGATGTGACCTTTTTTTTTCACCAGAATTTCAATGTATTAATCGGAAATAATGGCAAAGGTAAGACCACGATTCTTGATGCTTTGGCAATTATGTTGAACACATATTTTCAAGGTTCCGGGATTCAAACAGGAGGAGGTAGCATAAAAAAAGATGACGCTCGCCTTCTTGTTAGAGAGAAAGAAGGACAGGTCTTCCGCGAATTTCAGTCCGAAGTCTGGCTAAAAGCCTCTGCACAAATAGACGGTCAAATTTGGGAATGGAGACGCAATAAAGGTGATCGAGGAGGTGAAGCCAAAGATTTCGTCAATTTAGGCGCAGTGGCCAGAGAGAAAGTCAAGCAAGGCAATGACCCCAATATGCCACTTCTTTTGTATTACGGTGCAGGACGCTTATGGGACATTCATCGCAATATCCAAACAGAGAAACCT contains:
- a CDS encoding AarF/ABC1/UbiB kinase family protein, with protein sequence MMNSTPTTKLDRVMAGGKTAARTGGALLGYYVKRPFLSSHKRQAEKIKAQQSSARSLFFGLTLLKGTALKVAQQLSLETDMLPEAVCRELSRAYHQVPPINKALVRKAVQNELGAAPETLFKSFDLEAFAAASLGQVHRATDRDGRCLAVKIQYPGIAETIENDMALVRQMLRPLVPGHQLMPALAEVTARLKEEVDYLQEADNITCFKKRLNVEGVCLPDVHRDLTTRSVLSLTHLSGVPLDVWLSGGPTQKARQIVARRLNDIFLSALYQCRVIHADPNPGNFIIDDELNVGLVDFGCVKHLSPEFIEQYRQLVISAAHDDKSAHYQAMVDVGMLPQKLDKETEYKLRAVSDEICSWFGALYKTELFDFKARPEFMAQGKAVMQRSQHLHRHINVNPDFIFLERTRYGLFRLFDQMAVKISFRNSYEW
- a CDS encoding pyridoxamine 5'-phosphate oxidase family protein gives rise to the protein MDTALQIHWPEIMGHFEQSIRSSRFYTFATTTPEGEPHMAPYASLILNDDCTGYYSDAFPDKTSRNLRANPNVCISAVRMGFGFWFKALLSGGFPCWPCIRLYGTVGPSRKAEPGEIDRWRRHMKPYRWMKGYKLLWADIRTVRDIRFQRFEPIQLGRMPIASNNRL
- a CDS encoding TetR family transcriptional regulator, which encodes MKISQEQKKENRLKLIRAMTDLVIESKGPVTMREIARRAGVADATIYNYFPTKEAIFFAYYEDHVAEVIDQLMAMEAFHTFSLQEQLQTLFDTSLRLYLPDREFVAVTFKKVWLAGSGDFTRFKKVRAALLAAVNDILGAAEEAGEIPGQVLQELTGQFFADAYIAIVLYWVADVSDRFKNTDVLMDQGLDLACALLKAGVANKLFDLAVFLFKQHVLTRMSRFSPIEKFDIKPKRRFMGGHNDE